The genomic interval AAGAGTTATCACAGAATACACTCTAATATACACCAAGCTATTCTGAGTTAAATGAACTTCCCATACTTAAATTAGAACCGAGAATCGTCATTTTAGGCTAATTATGTTACCCTCGtgattggtatttttaaaattttgagccaAGCGCACAGTGAATGGAATCAGTCGCTGGACGTGACCCGTCTGTGAACTCTCAGCTTCCTCGGAGTCAGACGTACCACCCGAGAAATGAGAACCTTCCAGCCTGATGAGGCCCGGGGCAGCCTCACAGAGCAACACACACGAGCCACGTGGAGCCACATTCAGGAGTCGTGGGGGCCCAGCCGATAGACGCACAGTTCGCTCGACACAGCCCCTGCGCCGAGTCAGCAGAATCAGCTTCCCAGAGACCAGTAAACGCTGAGTCCTAACTTAGGGCCAATGCCGCCACCCATCAGCCGTATTCTAGTGTTGGTGGACCCCGGACAAGGTTGAAATAGCCAGCCAGGGCCCCAAGGTCTATGTAGAGAGAACGCTGCCTCTTCAGCATCTCCGACTCCTCGGTGCTCCCCGTGCATGAAGAATCTGTAAAGGGAAACATCgaagaaataagataaatgaCCAGGGGACATGTTCAGCGATAAATGCCTGGTTCTtcagcaaacaacaacaacaacaacaacaacaacaacaacaaactgtGGGCCTCATGGAACAGCATTCAACCTCTGGTTTTATTAAGGAGCCCCAGGGCTGAACGCTATCGGCTAGTCTGTGTGATAGGACACAGACGAAAGAATTCAAGAAAGAGTCAACGACCACAGGAGATCAGCTAGAAATCCTGGCCCCTCTTCCAACATCCCAGATGATTCTTTTTAAACGCAGAAAAGTCAGACAAGAAGCCGAGAAATGCAAACAAGAGTTCCAGGCTTTGACATCTGGGTTTGGACCCAGACAGATTTAGAATGTCACagattttcataagaaaaaacgGAAACCCCTCTGTGCATATTCAACGCTCCTAGAATGCGTATTGTCTTTCCTAAATGGGAAAGCTTCACAGCTGGCAGAGAGATTTTGAGTAGAGGAAGCAGAAATGCAAGTTGCCTTCAAGCCCAATATTTTATCAGCACCGTGATGTTTCCAAACAAGGGCTGGCGTGGTTCGCCATAATTGCGTTAAAAAGAACCCGGCTCTTTGCTAACAGCAAAACTGTCATGCTTgatctctttttaaaagcaaatgctaTTCTCTGCTGCAAAAAAGCAAGGCAGAGCAATTCTCAAAGACTGCCATTATCTCCATCTGCATGGAAACCAGTTAGACTTTGCTGGTAAattagccaatttttttttttttttaaattgtgatttttttttctttttggccgtgccccGCGACaagtgagatcttagttccctgaccagggatagaacccgtgccccctgcagtggaagcacagagtcttaaccactggaccgccggggaattcacagccaattttttttttttttttttttgtatatgcttTTGCTAACATTCTTGCTGAAATTTCTCCAACAACTTACGGCATGCAGGAAgtcacttcaatttttttaaatctaatttattgaagtctagttgattgacaatgttgtgttcatttctgctgtagagcaaagtgacccagttatacacatatatactcttcttcatattcttttcctttgtggtttatcacaggatgttgactatagtcccctgtgctctacaggaggaccttgctgtttatccatcctatatataccagtttgcagcTGCTAATTCAATTTTTTCCCCTAGTGCTTTCATGAGCTCGAATTATTAGAAGTtggacagagacagaaaaagaagggaagcaGGGGCGCCGCACGCCGCAGGGCGTCCATACCCGCGATGTTCTCAGGAAGCTCCAACTCCTGTCGGCTCAGCAGCCGCTTCCGCTCAAAGAGGGCAGAGTCCAGGCTCTGACAGCGGGGCTGGTCCTCCCTAGGGGGGTGCAGGGCGTCATGTTTCAGTAGGTCTGCTGCCCTGGGCCGGTGATTGGGGTTCCTCTCCAGGGCGGCCTCAATCAGCTCTCTCATGCCAGGACTGCAGTCTTCAGCAATATCTTCCAAAGGAGGCGCTTGCTTGTGGATCTAGGAACAAACCAGCTCTCTTAGCATCAGTGGTATGAAAATATACCCTCGACGGGACAAGTACTCTAGTTACAAGACCTGGGCGGTCTTTTGTTTCGAAGCAAGTACAGTTCATACCCTTTGGTAACATTTTTCCTAAGGAAACCGGGTGAAACCCATCTTTTGGTCGAACGCAGTCAGAGATACATGCGAGGTCTGCATAAACAGCTCTCCCTCAGAGCAGTGGCCAAAGGTCCCTGGGCAGTAACGGGGAAGCGTCTACTTCTCAACCTCTCCACGGTCAAAGGGGGCCTGCGTGTTTCACTACGTTCCAGGCTGCCGTGGGGATCTACCATCTGACATCTCATTTTGGAACGTGTTCAGAGAACACACACAACTTCCCTGGCTCAATGATTTATGCTCTACTCTGATGCTCTTCCGTGGCATCTTGGGTAACAGCATAGCTCTCATTTCTGCCCATGCACACTGGGGAAGGTTCCCGCTCAAACAGGGATGCCTTCTTTGCGGGAACAGGCCATCGCTCCACGTGGGAGGAACGTTCAGCTTTTCCCCTCACGGGTCACAGTTCACCATCATCCTACTCGGGCGTGTTATCCGAGAAAGAGCAGCTCTCCTGAGCAGGTGGGATGCCCCGCTGCCCCCGCTTACTATGTACAGGTAGGAGGGGTAGGCGGAGCGCGGGTAGCGCTTCACCCAGGGCGGGGTGCCCGTCTGCATATGGATGAGCGTAGCCCCCAGGCTGTAGATGTCTGCTTTGGTCGAATGGCCCCTGCACAGGATCACCTCCGGGCTCATGTAAATCTGGAAGAGAACAGGACAGGTCAGCCTGACTCCCCTCACCTGTCTAGGTACCATTTCCCTAATGCAGCTCGGGAAGCGTCACCATATTCACCGCACGCTTCATCCCCTCAGAAGGGCCTGGCCTTGCTGTGTTCCCTTCAGTGAAGGAGAAGCACAGACCCTCGGGGACCCAGGCAGCTTTGGCCGAGGGGCCCCTGCAGCCTCAGAACACCTCTTCGCACAGACTGAACACAAGGCAGACCAGGCAGCAGAGGACCCACCTGGGAGCCCCACTCATCCAAGTTCTGCAAAGCACAGATCAACGCTTCCTGTTTCTAGTAAAACACCAGTTCCTTTCACATTGAAATGACGCTGGAATCCACGTCCTCATTTCATGTTTGTCATTAAAATGCCAAAGCACTAATCATCTGCAGTCATCAAAGGCAGCAGAGGTCTCCAGGGGATCAACACCGAATACGCGGACGGAGAGAAGAACTTAAAGTGTCCTAGTGGGAAAGTGATCCTAAGTGGTCATCCCTATGAACCACTTCTTATCTCTGCCTCCCGGGGAGCCCAGTGACTGAAGACTGAAGGCATGCGCCATATTCACACTGTGTAAGTTCTGTCTGGTTTCCTGAGCCGACGCTGGAAGAGGAGGGCTAGTTTTAGAAACAGTTTCTCTAAGCAGCGTTTGTTTCTAAACGtaacagagagaaagagcaaaCGCTGGGGACCCGTGTCTTTACGGCGGGTACAGGCATAGAGCAGTTACTACCCTCATTGTCAATATTTAGCTTTAAGAAGCTTTGATGCTTCCTGTCATCTGAATATGGAGAAGCGGGCGAGTGTTCCCAGAATACATTTCAGAGTAAATAAATACAGAACTGGCTTACAAAACCTGGGGAAATTGCCCAGTTTCCCCCTCCTAACTTGCCTCAAGTACTTGCTACAACACAATTCCCGGCTGGCTGGCTTTGGTTCCCTCGctgattctctctccctctctctctctctctctctctctctgaaggaCTTTCTTACAAATGAAATCACAAGGTTTAGCGCCACGCACGGTGGTCAGGACAGCTGCCAACAGCAGCGCACACCCTGCTCCACCCCTGCCAGCTCCCCTAAGCAAGGGTTAGGCAAAGCGTTCCTGCGGGCGTCACCAAGGGCAGCGATGTGCTCAGGGCCCCGGAGGGACTGCAGCTTCCCATCCACGTGGAGGCCTGGCTGCTGCCCCTCGGGCAGCTCCCCATCACCCCCGCAGAGGCCCACGCTCACACCCCTCGCTCCTCAAGCCCTCAGGGGCCAGGGCAGCAGGGCGCGGGGGTCAAGGGCACTTCCTTTCAGGGCTGGCTCTGTGGGGCTTGCGCACCGAGGGTGTGGGCACTGGAGCAAAGGAGCCTAGAGGTCAGGGGTCAAGGCCTTCACCTCCGAACACATTCATTACAAAGGGaaagagactgtgtgtgtgtgtgtgtgtgtgtgtgtgtgtgtgtgcgcgcgcgcgcgcgcgcgcgtctGTGCACGTGAGGATGACACGTGACCTTACATAAGAACCTTACAAAAGGAAGCATGCGATCAAAGGAATTCTAATTAGCTATTcacgttgattttttttcttccttctctgtagcAGGGAATCCAAAAACAATAGCTTAAAGATAGGACAGATTAACCCTGTATGTGTATTATCAATACATGGTTACAAGATCATGTCCTGAATTTGCATGAGCtctgttggggggtgggggcggtcaGAAATCATCTGTACCAAGTGATCAAGTTCTAATGGGAAGCGAATCTGCGCGGTTGACCTTGACTAATTACACCTTCTTGGCTCTTTAAGGATGAGGAGTCATAACAAGGTTGCCCAGAGCTCTCCTTCCCACTTCAACCCACCATCACACTTCACTATCACACTTCCTTCGTGAGTGCCAGACACAGGGTAAACAAACACGGGTTGATCAGAAGAGTTTATAACTAGGAACTCCCAGGCCAGTTTAGCCCGTCATAGAAAGCAATTTACATTTGGTGAAAATACCTCAATCCAATTACTATTCAGGAACAGATGCTGTGCTCCTATCTCATACCCAAGCACACACTCTCTTTCTGCTAGAAAATCCCAGAAAGGAGACGTCTTTCTCCGGCTATTGCAAAATGTTCAATTTGATCACCCTGCCGGGAAGAGAAAGGTATTTTCCATCTTTAATACCATAAATAGTTTGTTTCTCAAACTGGCTCCAGGAAAAAGGGTAGAGTGTCACATATCTGAACGTCTGACGACTGCCAAAACATACTGAAGTATTTTCCGAAAAATACATGTCATAAGTGTAGTCTTATTAGATTTTGTGCTTTGGGAAAGTTTTCCTAAGATCTGGTGACTAAAAcatccttaaaaagaaataataaataaataacgttCTCTTCTGAACATTATTCTGCTTGAAGACTACTCTCCAGAATCCTCTCCCAAGTATTTTCCAGAATAAGTTCAGCAATAACAGCAAAAACAAAGATCTCTTCTGCTGCCCGGGCAGAGTCTTTGCTTTCAGAGAGTTAAGAAAAGGCTTACCGAATCTTGGTTTGAAAGGCAGACAATTTTTTTCTAGCACTGCAATGAGTTCAGTGCAATACATTTACTAGCTAAACTAAAGGTTATCGTCTGATTAACACCAGGACTGACCTGATAATCTTGGGGCAAAGGTCCAGCCAACTGCCCCCTCTCCATTTCCGGAGAGCACTTTCAAACAGCTAGAAGGGCATGGGGCTGGGAGGCTCTGACAGACAGTTCACCCTCCGACAGTTTATCATCTCACAGTCATGGAGATGGGTCAGGAAGGCAGCTTCTACACCCATGTACCTTCCCAGATGCATCCAACCCCATACCCATCATAACCAACCGTGAACTAAACGGTTAAACGTTAATAATTCAGGTAAAGTTAAAATGGGTCCTCCCTCCAGAGTAGACTCCTTATTGGCTCTGCCCTGTGCTCCATCCCTGGTACCTACGGCAGGTGCCGGAGAGACACTCACTACACAGATCCACTGTTCAGCCTAATAAGATGAGCGCTAACTATGTTATTTGACAGCCCGTGAACACATTTCTCTGAATCCCATTTAGATTcaggaaagttttgtttttgttgtttttgcttcaCAGATGAGTTAAATAGTATAGCAAGTTTATATCTTCAAATAAGATTCATTTGTGCTCCAGTAAATGAGACTTCTTTTAAGATTTCCAGGATTCAAGAGAGGCCTGAAATGCTGTCAGTTCTCAGTAAATGTTCTTAAGGACCATGACAATTACGGCTGTAATTGAACCAAAGCAGTAATAGTAGTCACGCTAAAACCACATACATCAGTTATATCAAAAAGTTACACAGCCGTTACACCTTAGACTTTAGACTCAGAAAGAACTAGATTTCGAGGCCCTGATCTATCAGTAGCTGAGTAACTTGGGGCACTTTATTTTAACCTCTTCaagcttattttcttcttttaaaacgGGAATAATAGTATTTGCCTATGATAATagtattgtgaggattaaacaatataatttatttcaagGGCTAAAGAGTATatggcacagagtaaatgctcatGAAACACGGTCCACTGATAACAGTGATTGAATGTAATGGTTTTCCTCCCCTTCTTTGCCCTTTCTGCAGTAATGCTAGCACATCTTATTTTTACTCTTAGTAAGATATTGCCCATTCTGGTGTGAACATAATTACCTCTGTTCCTCGCAGGTCCTTAGGAAAATAGATCTCTTCAGTCATTTGGACACTTAGACCAAAATCCACCAAAACAGCTTTTGTGGACATGAAAACAATGTTGCTAGCTATAAAGAGAGGaaatttttcagtaaaaaattGTGTATCTATccctaaataaaatgaaaacattatttaaaacaacGAGTTCCATATAAAGATAGACTGAAATGCTTCCCCTACTAAAATGGGCTTATTATGTTCAAAAGAGAAGGATGAATCTGGGTGAGAGTTTAGGTAAAAATCACTTCAGATTTGTCAAGAATTCAGCCAAGGTGGATATAAATGATGGTAGCCATTAATAATCCTCAAgatacaacagccaagacatggaaacaaccgaagTGTCCGTtgatggatgactggataaagaagatttgtatatatatatataatcttttgtgacacatgatatatacatataaattgtgtggtatatagaatggaatattattcagccataaaaaaagaaagaaaccctgcTATTTGTGACAATACGGATGAACCTTGACAGCATTATGcgaaatgaaataagtcagacaggaaaagacaaataccgtgtgatctaacatatgtggaatctaaaaaagaaacgaacaaacaaacagagaaacagagaacagagcgATCGCCTCGGGTTGAGGTGGGGGGAATTCGGGAAGGTGGTCAAAGGTTACAAATAATAAGatgaaaaataacaatgagatgaatattatttcatcttccaatagtaagatgaaaaagttctggggcTGTGACCGACAGCATGGCGACTATAGTCCGTAATACTGAAGGGCGTATTGGAGAGTTGCTAGGAGAATAGATTTCAAAAGTTCCCACCACACCAAAAATTTGTAAATAcatgagaaggatggatgttaactaaccctatggtggtgatcattttgcaatatacacatatatcacatcattaccttgtacaccttaaacttacacaatgttatatgtcaagtatttcccaataaagctggaaaaaatattttttatattttatatattgagtTTCAAATTCTAATACATAAGCATATTATTATCAGGCcactttgtaaaacaaaaaagtaaaatacccAATTTTTGTCAGGACAAGTTTTGCTAGTCCAATTTACCCTTAGATATTAAGGGTTCACAGCAGGCCTCTCTTCTGTATTTCCCCACAATCTCTTATTCCTAGAAAGCAGTCAGTGAAAGCTTCTTTAATGGACTATTGCCAAATTTGTATTCAACATTAAAAagcaatttgtttttcaaaaatgctgACTGTGTTTTTAAGTATGTTACTATTTTTAAAGCCTATTAACAAGGCAGTCGTTAATGATATGTGGCTATAAGCTCTTCCACAACAATTGGAAAATCATCCTTCCTTATGACTTTGAAAGCTCTCGTGACCCCACTGGACTCTAAAATGTATCTCAGGAACccagggagaaagggggagagtgCTGGCGGGGAGGGGTGTCTTCCCTGCCACCGAGGACCTTCAGATTGAAGGAGGAGCCGTGTGCCTAAGGTCTAACTAGTCCTTTTTAAGCCAAAAAGGGACACGTCCAAGGAGAACTCACGTTTAATGTCATGGTGAATCACTTTCTTTGAGTGCAGAAAATCAAGTCCCTTGAGAACATGCTTTGTCACCCAAATAATCTCAAATTCTCTCATGGGTCCACAGCTCTCCAGTTTCTCCAGGACAGACCCTCCCTCGCCTGCTTCCATAAAGAGATGGACAGTTTCGCCCCATAGAACCGCGCCGTATAACTCAGCGATGTTCTCGTGCCGGAAGCAAGCCTGGATTTCCACGTCAGATGGCTTAAATTGGTCTACTGGGATCTAGAACACAAAACACAAGGAAGATTCTAAACAACCCcaggataaagaaaagaatacacaACATAGGTCAACTCACAAACCAGAAGGCAAATAAATGCCCTGAAGGACACTCGGACCTGTTGTGAAATTGTACTCCTGAGCTAAGATAATGTTTACTTGAGATATGCCTTTACATTCCTGTCCGcttaaggtaaaaaaaataagaaaataaaaaacaaaataatgaaatcctGCTTTCATTTAGAGTATAGATACACAACCGAAGCATTTTTCATGATGATTGAAACAAAGGAGGTAATTTCTCATCTTTTATACGTGTAATTTCTATGGCACCTAGATTTTAGGCCATATTTTCAATATTCCTTGTCATGAAATAATATAATGTCTCTGGTCTCTCAGTCTGTGTTCTAACAATGCATTTAAATAAGCACTGGCCATCTACTCTACAGAAAATCAGAAGGCATTAATAAAGAAAGAAGTAGCTCTTTCAGTGCAGATAGATATGGAATGTCTCCAAAATATACTGTTAGACcgaaaaaaatcaagatgcagAAGTACATATATTATATTCCCATTTGTAATAAACTGTTCAACTATACATACACAAGTCCATAGAAATTCTCTGGAGGGACATGTAAGAACCCATTAACAGTAGTTACTTTAAGGAAAGGGATCTCATTCTTTAGCCTGCATCCTTTTGGACCTGTTTGGGGTTGTTAATCATCTtacatgtttctcttttttaagaaaaaatacgGCTTAAATATTAACTATAAGGACTGCAaggaaaacaaacccacaaaGCTAGTTCCCACACCTTTTGCAATGAAACTGCAAAACAGAACACTTTGGTTCTAAGAGCTTTAAATGAtgtctccagattttttttttttttaacttggacgTATCTCCTAAATGCAACCTTCAAGTAACCTACTATATCacccccttttcttccttttaataacaGCTGCTCTGGCCACCCTTTAAGGAGGAACAAACGAGGCCCACATGACAATACGAGAGGCTGAGATGCTAGTCggtaattattttctgttttgttttcgttAAATCAAAAGTGagtttgttttattgcactttttaaaaaaacaaaactttataaaGTAGAACAGACATACACAAAAGTGCAAAACTGGTTACGTATCAAACTCAAGGAATTTTCAGCTGAACACACCCATGTAACCGCTAtacagatcaggaaacagaaGTCCACCAGCACCTGAAGCCCCCTGCCGGCCCCTGCCCGTCCCTGCTCCTCATGGGCACCCACTCATGGGACTTCCAACAGCACGGGTTTGTTTAGCCTCTTTTGGCCTTTATGTAAGAGGAATCTCATACAGTAGATCCTATTTTGTGCCCAGCTTCTCTGGCTTAACCTAATGCAGATTCATCATCGTCAATACGAAGTTGTAAATCATTTCTTCTCTTCACCGGACAGCATCCCAGTATGTAAATACACCATATTTCAGCATGTGGAAActtcccagtttggggctatcACAAATACTGCTGCCATGGACACTCTAGCACACGGCTCTGGTGACCGCGTGCGCACGCCTGCTGGGCGAGCGCCTGCAGGAGTGGAAGTGCTGGGTCACAGGGCGCGTGCGCGTCCCCTTTGGTAGCTCCTGCCAAACGGTTTTCCAGAGTGGGGCACCTCAGCAGTGACCGTTCAATAAGAAGAGATGGggtttttctctgaaattcagcCCTTTACTCTACAGTCCTGCGGAGGCTTGCAGCTTTCCCAGCGTCTGCTTCCCTGCCTGGTCCCCTCCCCAGTGGGGGGCATGAAAGCGGCAGCAAACAGATGTGCTCTTGCAGGGCAGCTCCCCTTCAGCCACCACAAGAGGGATAAAGTTACCCAAGCTGGCGCTAAAGCAGCTGCTACTTTCTCTGTCATCAGAACGAACTGATTAAAATCAACTATGCTCTTAAGCAGACGTGGGGGCTGAACGGCCCCAGGTAGCAAGCAAATCTATAAAACACAGACGCT from Physeter macrocephalus isolate SW-GA chromosome 11, ASM283717v5, whole genome shotgun sequence carries:
- the MAP3K8 gene encoding mitogen-activated protein kinase kinase kinase 8; this translates as MEFMSSGSDGKEEIHLLMKHLNVSDVIDIMENLYAGEEPVAYEPSLMTVCQDGSHEEEERSDSVLLGGQEGPWLSSVRYGTVEDLLAFANHISNTAKRLYGHRPQESGILLNMVITPQNGRYQIDSDVLLIPWKLTYRNIGSDFIPRGAFGKVYLAQDIKTKKRMACKLIPVDQFKPSDVEIQACFRHENIAELYGAVLWGETVHLFMEAGEGGSVLEKLESCGPMREFEIIWVTKHVLKGLDFLHSKKVIHHDIKPSNIVFMSTKAVLVDFGLSVQMTEEIYFPKDLRGTEIYMSPEVILCRGHSTKADIYSLGATLIHMQTGTPPWVKRYPRSAYPSYLYIIHKQAPPLEDIAEDCSPGMRELIEAALERNPNHRPRAADLLKHDALHPPREDQPRCQSLDSALFERKRLLSRQELELPENIADSSCTGSTEESEMLKRQRSLYIDLGALAGYFNLVRGPPTLEYG